The DNA region CCGGTGACGATTCCAAACCCATCAAGACCATTGTCATGGGGGTTAATAACGAAGAATACGATGTTTCGAAGCACCATGTGCTTTCCAACGCAAGCTGCACCACCAACTGCCTGGCACCCCTGGTACACGTTATCCTTAAAGAAGGTATCGGCATTGAAACCGGCCTTATGACCACCATCCACAGCTTAACCGCTACCCAGAAGACCGTGGACGGTGTTTCCGCCAAGGACTGGCGGGGCGGCCGGGCGGCTGCGGAAAACATCATCCCCTCCACCACCGGCGCTGCCAAGGCGGTTGGGGAAGTGCTTCCCTCCACCAAGGGCCATCTCACGGGAATGTCCTTCCGGGTACCCACCCCTACAGGCTCCGTGGTAGACCTGACCTTCCGGTCCGTGAAGGATACTTCCATCCAGGAAATTGATGCGGCCCTCAAAAAGGCCAGCGAGACCTACCTCAAGGGTATTTTGTCCTACGCCAACGAAGAAATTGTCTCCCGGGACATTATTCACAACCCCAACACCTCTATTTATGACAGCCTGGCCACCTTGCAGAACAATCTCCCTGGGGAGAAGCGCTTTTTCAAGGTAGTTTCCTGGTATGACAATGAGTGGGGCTATTCCAACAAAGTTGTGGACCTCCTCAAGTACATCGATTCCAAGAAATAAACCCCGTTGTCTAACGGCTAAAGGCTCCGACCCGCGACGGGCGGGGCCTTTTTTAGTATGAAGTAAGGAGAAAAAAATGATTAAAACCGTAAAAGATGTGGACCTGAAGGGCAAACGGGTCATCATGCGGGTGGACTTCAATGTCCCCATGAAGGACGGGGTTATCCAGGACGACACCCGTATCACTGCGGCCATTCCCACTATCAAATACATTCTGGACCAGGGAGTAAAGACCCTGACCCTGATGAGCCATCTGGGGGACCCATCCAAGGACGCCAAGTCTGCCAAAGAAAAGGCCGAAAAAGGCGGCAAGAGCTTTGACGAAGCGGCCTATATCAAGGGCAAGCACCGGATAGCCCCGGTGGCTGCGTACCTGGAAAAGAAGCTGGGAAAGCCGGTGATTTTTGCCGGGGAAGATTCGGATTACGGCAAGAAGGCCTTTATCGATTCCCAGCCCGCCGGTTCCGTGATCATGCTGGAGAATACCCGGTTTCACAAAGAGGAGACCGCCAAGGAAGCTGCGGACCGGGACAAGTTGGCAAAAGAGCTGGCTACCTACGGGGATATCTTTGTGAACGATGCCTTTGGCACCGCCCACCGGGACCACGCCTCCACGGCCTCCATAGCGAAATTTGTGCCCGTGTCTGTGGCAGGTTTCCTCATGGAAAAAGAAGTGAACTACCTGGAACCCATTGTGACCAGCCCCAAGAAACCCCTGGTGGCCATCATCGGGGGCGCCAAGGTTTCCTCCAAGATTGCGGTCCTGGAGAGCCTTTTAAAGAACGCCTCAGCCCTGGTCATAGGCGGCGGCATGGCCTTTACCTTCCTTAAAGCCCAGGGCCACAAGGTAGGGAAGTCCCTGGTGGAGGACGATCAGATCGACACCGCTAAAAAAATTATCGAAGCCGCCAAAAAAGCCGGGGCGGAAATCGTCCTGCCGGTAGATCATGTGGGGGCCGAAGCTTTTGACGCCAACGCAAAGCCTGTAACGGTGGACGGCATCGACCTGCCGGATAATCTCATGGGCTTGGACGTGGGCCCCAAGACCGTAGCCAAATACAAAGAAGTGCTTGCCAAGGCCAAGACCATAGTCTGGAACGGCCCGGTGGGTGTCTTTGAATTTGACGCCTTTGCCAAAGGCACTGAAGAGGTGGCCAAACTGGTAGCGGAAGCCACCGGCAAGGGGGCCATCACCGTGGTAGGCGGCGGCGACTCAGTGGCGGCGGTAAACAAGTTCGGCCTGGCCGACAAGATGAGCCACGTTTCCACCGGCGGCGGTGCCTCCCTGGAACTTCTGGAAGGGAAGAAATTACCCGGTATCGAAGTAACTCGTGGATAAAAAAGGGAAGATATAGAAACCACGAAGGGCACAAAGGATTAAGAAATTAATATTTGATAAAAACCTTTGTGTCCTTGGTGGTTAAAATCGTTAGTATTAGTATTATAAGGAGCAATCATGAGCAGATCATATTACATTGCGGGTAATTGGAAGATGCACAAAACCCGTGCAGAAGCAGCGGAACTTGCCAAGGCCCTGGTGGCCCAGCTTAAAGACGGCAAGCACAAGTACCTGGTGGCCCCGAGTTTCACCAGCCTGGAAACCGTGGGCGCCATTGTCAAGGGGACCAATATACGCTTGGGCGCCCAGAACATGGCCGCCGAGGAAATTGGCGCCCATACCGGGGAAGTGTCGGTGCTGCAGCTTAAAGACCTGGGGGTACAGACCGTGATCCTGGGGCATAGCGAAAGGCGGCATAACTACAAGGAAGATAACGCCCTGATCAATAAAAAGGTAAAGCTTGCCCTGCAGCACGGCCTTGAGGTGATACTCTGCGTGGGGGAACTCCTGGAAGAACGGGAAGCAGGTAAAGCAGAATCGGTCTGCGAAACCCAGACCGTAAAGGGCCTGGAGGGGGTTCCCGCTTCGGAACTTGGTAAGATTGTTATCGCCTATGAGCCGGTTTGGGCCATCGGCACCGGCAAGACCGCTACCCCCGAGGACGCCGACGCCATCCACGCATATATCAGAAAGGTTGTGGGGAAGCTTTACGGAGACGCCGCTGCGGAGAATATTATTATCCAGTATGGCGGGTCCGTAAAGGCGGAAAATGCAGCCCAGCTTATGGGGAAAGAAAACATCGACGGTGCCCTGGTGGGTGGCGCGGCACTTAAGGCAGATACCTTTGTGCCCATTGCCAAGTTCGGCTGAATTTAAATTGGAAGAACAGGAAGAACAGAAATACTGTTCTTCCTGATGAATAATAATGTTGTTGAATAAGATAAAAACGGTTTTTCAAAACAATATCGCAGTGGCGTTCTTTTCTATTGCCGCAGTGCTGGTACTGGTTGTTGGTATATACACCAGCGTACTGATCAGTTCTTTTTCGTCTTATCTGCGGGAAAGTATTGAGGAACGGCTTAAAGCTACTGGCCGGGAAGCAGCATCCTTAATAAGTCCGGAAGAGCTGGCTGAGCTGGTTGTTCCCGAGGATATGGAAAAACCACTCTTTGCCGAGATCCGGCAGCGGCTTATCCGATATGCCAACAAAACGAATGTTCTTTTTGTGTACTTCTATCGGATAACTGATGCGGGTGTTATGCAGCCCATTGTAGATAATGATGAAACCGACGAGGCATATAACCTGGATAGCGAGCCCCTTGAAATGGAACCCATGGTTTTACTGGCATATGAAGAGGGTGTTACGGTTACTACGCCTTTGGGCAATTATTCAGCCGGTTTTGACGGGCTCCTTTCGGCATTTACCCCCATGCAGGACAAGGATGGGAATATTATCGGTATTGCCGGGGTGGACATTCCTGATACACGACTGCTCAGGACCAGAGGTCAAACCATAATCCTCTCTTGTCTGCTCCTGGTTTCCATGGCCTTTCTCATTGCTGCAGGATTTTTAAGTTTTATTATTTATAAGCGGAAGGAAAACGCCTTCTCTGACCGGTTCAAGCAGCAGTCCCTTATGACACAGCTGACCCAGAATTTTATTTCTTCCCAGGACCTGGGTTCCCTGATTAACGACGCACTGCGTATCACCGGGGAATTTCTCAAGGTTACCCGCATACTGGTAGGCGTTGCCGAAACCGATACGGCGGTAAGCCACGCAGCGTACCTGTGGTCAACCGGAGAGGTGGTTACTGCCCCCTCCAAGGAAGGGCTTAACGATATTATCAATAGCTTTCCCC from Treponema primitia ZAS-2 includes:
- the tpiA gene encoding triose-phosphate isomerase, with the translated sequence MSRSYYIAGNWKMHKTRAEAAELAKALVAQLKDGKHKYLVAPSFTSLETVGAIVKGTNIRLGAQNMAAEEIGAHTGEVSVLQLKDLGVQTVILGHSERRHNYKEDNALINKKVKLALQHGLEVILCVGELLEEREAGKAESVCETQTVKGLEGVPASELGKIVIAYEPVWAIGTGKTATPEDADAIHAYIRKVVGKLYGDAAAENIIIQYGGSVKAENAAQLMGKENIDGALVGGAALKADTFVPIAKFG
- the gap gene encoding type I glyceraldehyde-3-phosphate dehydrogenase; protein product: MKIAINGFGRIGRLVFQALVGQGLLGKDKIDVVAVVDISTDAKYFAYQLKYDSTQGQMKADIGTEGDDVLVINGHKIKCLNGKSYEGINKLPWKELGIDYVVESTGLYTNEKAYGHIEAGAKKVIISAPGKSGDDSKPIKTIVMGVNNEEYDVSKHHVLSNASCTTNCLAPLVHVILKEGIGIETGLMTTIHSLTATQKTVDGVSAKDWRGGRAAAENIIPSTTGAAKAVGEVLPSTKGHLTGMSFRVPTPTGSVVDLTFRSVKDTSIQEIDAALKKASETYLKGILSYANEEIVSRDIIHNPNTSIYDSLATLQNNLPGEKRFFKVVSWYDNEWGYSNKVVDLLKYIDSKK
- a CDS encoding phosphoglycerate kinase translates to MIKTVKDVDLKGKRVIMRVDFNVPMKDGVIQDDTRITAAIPTIKYILDQGVKTLTLMSHLGDPSKDAKSAKEKAEKGGKSFDEAAYIKGKHRIAPVAAYLEKKLGKPVIFAGEDSDYGKKAFIDSQPAGSVIMLENTRFHKEETAKEAADRDKLAKELATYGDIFVNDAFGTAHRDHASTASIAKFVPVSVAGFLMEKEVNYLEPIVTSPKKPLVAIIGGAKVSSKIAVLESLLKNASALVIGGGMAFTFLKAQGHKVGKSLVEDDQIDTAKKIIEAAKKAGAEIVLPVDHVGAEAFDANAKPVTVDGIDLPDNLMGLDVGPKTVAKYKEVLAKAKTIVWNGPVGVFEFDAFAKGTEEVAKLVAEATGKGAITVVGGGDSVAAVNKFGLADKMSHVSTGGGASLELLEGKKLPGIEVTRG